The Prevotella melaninogenica region ATGAAGAACTAAAGTCACGTTTGATTACTGCTTATCGCCCTTATAACATCGATGAACAAAACCCAACCTACAAAGGTAAGTTAGGTAAGGGTTATATTGATGCCGAAGCAGCTTTTGAATCAGACACAAAGATAGCTCCAGAGAAGGTGGGTACACTCACGCTCAAGCCCGATTTCGTAGACATCAATGCGGAGTGGAGCATCGCCAAGGACGAGGATAAGACTGCAGCCTTCTATCGACTCTATATTGCTCAGGGTGAATTGACGGCTGATAAACTCAAGGATATGACCTACAGAGAAATCAATGGCATGGGTCATAGCTTGGGTGAGACACTTAAGTATGACTTTGATGACTTGAAAGACAACACCACCTATAGCGTTGCAGTGGTAGCAGTAGACCGTTGGGGCAACCTCTCTGAGCCACAGATTCAGAAGTGTACGACCAAACTCAACCATGCTCCAGAGGCGACAAACTTCCCAACAGAGGCAATAGAGGTCATGGAGAACGATCGTAAATCATTCTCTTTCAACGTTGCTGACCCTGATGGTCACAACTGGGACATCAAAGCTACGGGTGAGACAAAGGGCATTTCTTACACAGTGAAGGGCAATACTGTGACCGTCAACCTCGTTCCTGTGCTCGAAGCTGGTAGTTACAACTGCACCTTTATACTCTCAGATGACTTAGGAGCAAAGGCGGAGAAGAGTTTTACATTTAAGATTGTGAAGTACATCCCGCCACAGTTAACAAAGCCTTTCGAGAACTATATCATCGGATTGGACGAGGGAGTAGTAACGATTCCATTGACTGGTCATTACACACATAGTAGCAATACTCAGCTTACTTACAAAGCCACAGCTGCCAATGGTAGTATCGCTGCAGCTACTATCAGCAATGACAACCTTCAATTGAAGGGAATGGCAAAGGGTGTTACACGCATCAGCATCGCTGCTACAGACGGTCGTGAGACATCTTCTGATGGCTCTTTCCAAGTACGAGTTGTTGAAAAGAAGTCGGCTCCTGTCTATGCCGTCTACCCTATTCCAGTACAGAGAGACATCCACACCCTACTCAATCCAGAGATAAAACAGGCTGAACTCGTTATCAGTTCTACTGTGGGTGAGCGTCTGATGAAGGCTACTGTAACTCCAGATAAGAACAACGTAGCCACACTTGACCTTTCTAAACTAAATCCTGGAACGTATAAACTGACCGTATATACCAGTAAGGGCAACCATACCCAGATGTTCATTAAACGATAAACACAACAAGTATGAATACAAAACATATCATTCTCATGGCTTGCGCAGCACTCCTCGGTGCTACGCAGGCTAATGCTCAGGGACAAGATCTCTCGATATTAACAGCGAATACCGATGCCCGAACAGCCGCTATGGGTAATGCGTCGGCTGCTGCTGAGGGCATGTATCTATACAACAATCCAGCTGCTATCTTCGCAACTGATAAGAAGTTCACCGCAGATGTTTCTGCCGCTCTCTTTGAAAAGACTGAGGGTGCCGAAGGAACCTTTGCCATTTACGCGCTTTCTGCTGGCTATAAGTTGGCTAAGCGTCATGCAGTCTTCGCTGGTTTCCGTTATGCTGGAGGACTAAGTCTAAAGGGTTCCGACCTCTTGGGCAATCCAACCAAGGACTATAAGCCTTATAACTGGACCCTCGACTTGGGTTATACCTATTTCTTAGGTAAGGGATTCGCTGCTTATGCAACAGGAAGTCTTATCTATAGTCACCTCTCTAAGAATGCTACAGGTGCTGCTTTCAGCGTGGGTGGAGCCTATCAAAACAACGAGTTGACCCTTGCCAACAAACCTGCCAACCTCATGCTCGATGCGAAGGTGGGTGCCATTGGTCCTCAACTCGACTATGGTAACAAGCACAAAACGACGCTCCCAACCTATCTTGCCGT contains the following coding sequences:
- a CDS encoding PorV/PorQ family protein, which codes for MNTKHIILMACAALLGATQANAQGQDLSILTANTDARTAAMGNASAAAEGMYLYNNPAAIFATDKKFTADVSAALFEKTEGAEGTFAIYALSAGYKLAKRHAVFAGFRYAGGLSLKGSDLLGNPTKDYKPYNWTLDLGYTYFLGKGFAAYATGSLIYSHLSKNATGAAFSVGGAYQNNELTLANKPANLMLDAKVGAIGPQLDYGNKHKTTLPTYLAVGGALSVEVAEKHQVAAALSSRYFFQPLEAKLFMLGGGLEYTYNKMASVRAGYEYGDHDLSHVTMGAGFKYHGLRLNGAYNLKTADAGSSYCTIGIGYDF